Proteins co-encoded in one Flavobacterium sp. M31R6 genomic window:
- a CDS encoding 3-hydroxyacyl-ACP dehydratase: MLLKDFYKIISLENTVDSKYKAVISINEQHDVFKGHFPGNPIMPGVCMMQIIKELTEQITGSSLFMQSLSNVKFMALINPFQTPELLLELDITTTEDNLVKVKNVSYFDETIALKLSSVYRKV; the protein is encoded by the coding sequence ATGTTATTAAAAGATTTTTATAAAATAATTTCATTGGAAAATACTGTCGATTCTAAATATAAGGCAGTGATTTCAATCAATGAGCAGCACGATGTTTTTAAAGGACATTTTCCTGGAAACCCGATAATGCCGGGTGTTTGTATGATGCAAATTATAAAAGAGCTGACGGAGCAAATTACTGGCAGTTCTTTGTTTATGCAATCATTATCCAATGTGAAATTTATGGCATTGATTAATCCGTTTCAAACCCCAGAATTACTTTTGGAATTGGATATTACCACAACAGAGGATAATTTGGTTAAAGTTAAAAATGTGAGCTATTTTGATGAAACCATTGCTTTGAAATTGAGCAGTGTTTACAGAAAAGTTTAG
- a CDS encoding DUF2062 domain-containing protein, whose amino-acid sequence MNTSFPEMVGFEKYKVCVIVPTYNNHKTLKRVLDSVLQYTSNVIVVNDGSTDSTTQILETYSDLVQIHHSKNSGKGMAIRNGFKKALELNYNYAITIDSDGQHFASDIPSFIETLETNEDELLIGCRNMTQENVPKKSSFGNKFSNFWFWFETGNRLADTQSGFRMYPLRKIPRRYFTNKFEFEIEVIVRSAWKGIPVRNIPVQVLYDPAERVSHFRPFKDFTRISILNTVLVTIAIVYIKPRDFFLKLKKKGLKKFFLENILESSDSNAKKAFSIALGVFIGICPFWGFQTILVLSLAVLLKLNKAIAFTFSNISFPPFIPFIIYGSLKIGSFFVTSDKSLILNSDMTFVDIQKNIAQYVVGSFILATFMAILFGLTSYLLLAWVDNLKNKK is encoded by the coding sequence ATGAATACTAGCTTTCCCGAAATGGTAGGTTTTGAAAAATACAAAGTTTGTGTTATTGTGCCCACGTACAATAATCACAAGACTTTAAAACGAGTTTTGGATTCGGTTTTGCAATATACTTCCAATGTTATTGTGGTCAATGATGGCTCTACAGACAGTACCACTCAGATTCTGGAAACCTACTCTGATTTGGTTCAAATTCACCATTCCAAAAACAGCGGAAAAGGAATGGCGATACGCAATGGCTTCAAAAAGGCATTGGAATTAAATTACAATTATGCGATTACCATAGATTCTGACGGACAACATTTCGCCTCAGACATTCCTAGCTTTATTGAGACTCTAGAAACGAATGAAGATGAGCTCTTGATAGGCTGCCGAAATATGACCCAGGAAAATGTGCCTAAAAAAAGCAGTTTTGGAAATAAATTTTCTAATTTTTGGTTTTGGTTTGAAACGGGAAATAGGCTCGCAGATACCCAATCGGGTTTTAGAATGTACCCTTTACGAAAAATTCCGAGGCGCTATTTTACCAATAAATTTGAGTTTGAAATTGAAGTTATTGTTCGGTCGGCTTGGAAAGGTATTCCGGTAAGGAACATTCCGGTTCAGGTTTTGTACGATCCTGCTGAAAGGGTTTCTCATTTTAGGCCTTTCAAAGATTTTACCCGAATCAGTATTCTAAACACCGTTTTGGTTACCATTGCTATAGTTTATATCAAGCCGAGAGATTTTTTTCTGAAACTAAAAAAAAAAGGACTTAAGAAATTTTTCCTTGAAAACATATTAGAAAGCAGTGATTCGAATGCCAAAAAAGCATTTTCAATCGCGCTCGGGGTTTTTATCGGGATTTGTCCTTTTTGGGGATTTCAAACCATTCTTGTCTTGTCTTTGGCGGTTTTGCTGAAGCTGAATAAAGCCATTGCTTTTACCTTTTCCAATATCAGCTTTCCACCTTTCATTCCGTTTATTATTTATGGTTCGCTAAAAATTGGCAGTTTTTTTGTTACTAGCGATAAATCTTTGATTTTGAATTCGGATATGACTTTTGTCGATATCCAAAAAAACATAGCCCAATATGTTGTCGGAAGTTTTATTTTAGCGACTTTTATGGCTATTCTATTTGGTCTTACGAGTTATTTGCTTCTCGCTTGGGTAGATAATTTAAAAAACAAAAAGTAG
- a CDS encoding outer membrane beta-barrel protein produces the protein MNKRTKGILILLFLFFGIVQTRAQVSFRPGFRGGANFSHFTKGSNYYADPYAPAYPSVSTVDYSTKTDFYIGFYGTLKLSKYYSLQPEIDYSSQGSNYRSGTNNEITLDVDYLSFEVLNKFTFNDRFNMHFGPTLDFVTSTNFNTDANVDMAFVLGMGINLTRNFGIEGRVKKGIIPVVDFNDNHTNVVFSIGGTYTFDVK, from the coding sequence ATGAATAAAAGAACTAAAGGAATACTGATTTTACTTTTTTTGTTTTTTGGAATAGTACAAACACGTGCTCAGGTGAGTTTTAGACCCGGATTTAGAGGAGGAGCCAATTTTAGTCATTTCACGAAAGGAAGTAATTATTATGCAGATCCTTATGCCCCTGCTTATCCAAGCGTTTCAACTGTCGATTATTCAACTAAAACGGACTTTTATATTGGCTTTTATGGCACTTTGAAACTGTCCAAATATTATTCTTTGCAACCGGAAATTGATTATTCATCGCAAGGTTCAAATTATAGATCGGGAACCAACAATGAAATTACTTTGGATGTTGATTATTTATCTTTTGAAGTTCTGAATAAATTTACTTTTAACGATAGATTCAATATGCATTTTGGCCCAACCCTTGATTTTGTAACAAGTACAAACTTCAATACGGATGCGAATGTTGATATGGCTTTTGTTTTGGGAATGGGAATTAATTTAACACGCAATTTTGGAATTGAAGGAAGAGTTAAAAAAGGAATAATTCCTGTTGTTGATTTTAATGATAACCATACTAATGTGGTCTTTTCGATAGGTGGAACTTATACTTTTGATGTAAAATAA
- a CDS encoding outer membrane lipoprotein carrier protein LolA: MKTKIFLLLIFLNISIFKSLAQEQKMSESEIAAFKQSVAVVSTKIKTLSTDFVQYKHLDFLSKDIETSGKMVFKEPNSLLWQYKKPYSYSIVFKNGKILINDEGKKSAVDIGNSKLFGKINRLIVGSVSGDLFDDKEFSISYFKNKDQNITKFIPKDATLKKYIKQIELTFDKEDATVVQVKLLESSADFTRIVLKNKVINGKVDEASFTN; encoded by the coding sequence ATGAAGACTAAAATTTTTCTATTACTGATTTTTTTGAATATTTCCATTTTTAAATCTTTGGCTCAAGAACAAAAAATGAGCGAAAGTGAAATTGCTGCATTCAAACAATCTGTTGCGGTAGTGTCCACGAAAATCAAGACTTTGAGTACTGATTTTGTGCAATACAAACATCTTGATTTCCTGTCAAAAGATATTGAAACTTCTGGTAAAATGGTTTTCAAAGAACCTAATTCATTGCTCTGGCAGTACAAAAAACCATACAGTTATTCGATTGTTTTTAAAAACGGAAAAATACTGATTAATGATGAAGGAAAGAAAAGTGCTGTAGATATTGGAAACAGCAAATTATTTGGAAAAATCAACAGACTGATTGTGGGAAGCGTGAGTGGCGATTTATTTGATGATAAGGAGTTTTCTATTTCGTATTTTAAAAACAAAGATCAAAATATTACCAAGTTTATTCCAAAAGATGCGACGCTCAAAAAATACATCAAGCAAATTGAATTGACTTTTGACAAAGAAGATGCTACGGTTGTTCAGGTCAAATTATTGGAATCATCTGCAGATTTTACCCGAATTGTATTAAAAAACAAAGTAATCAATGGCAAAGTCGATGAAGCTTCTTTTACGAATTAG